In Oryctolagus cuniculus chromosome X, mOryCun1.1, whole genome shotgun sequence, a single window of DNA contains:
- the PJA1 gene encoding E3 ubiquitin-protein ligase Praja-1 encodes MHRSTPSQVTKRSRSPFSTTRRTWDGSENSGPSLNVDNEDYSRYPPRDYRASGSRRALAYGHIDCFGADDSEEEGAGPVERPPVRGKAGKVKDDKLYDPDKGARSLAGVPLQFSSFNRDVREELAKLEPAPADRCSVGRAEFLPQHCLAPHRSAEGKGIAHGDRLERERREQNLPVRPSRAPASICGGGENTPRSAEEPVVRPKVRNLASPSCVKPKIFFDTDDDDDMPHSTSRWRDASRADEGPSDGPARRGRGESSTGYCEPFPEDKREARNDQVKPEKVPRRRRTMADPDFWTYSDDYYRYCDEDSDSDKEWIAALRRKYRSQEQPLSSSGESWETLSGKEEREAQQVRGSSSNTSFGAGTSAGVCTGAEAGPGASHDGDKYPEEVPEVSVQEEERASLEEGEIPWLQYNENESSSEGDNDSGPELMQPGVFMLDGNNNLEDDSSVSEDLEVDWSLFDGFADGLGVAEAISYVDPQFLTYMALEERLAQAMETALAHLESLAVDVEVANPPASKESIDALPEILVTEEHGAVGQEMCCPICCSEYVKGEVATELPCHHYFHKPCVSIWLQKSGTCPVCRCMFPPPL; translated from the coding sequence ATGCACAGATCAACCCCCAGTCAAGTCACCAAGAGGAGCCGGTCGCCATTCTCCACCACTCGTCGTACTTGGGACGGCAGTGAGAACTCGGGGCCGAGTCTGAATGTTGATAATGAGGACTATTCCAGGTACCCTCCCCGAGACTACAGGGCTTCGGGGAGCAGAAGAGCCCTGGCTTATGGACATATTGACTGTTTCGGGGCAGATGATAgtgaggaggagggggctgggcctgtGGAGCGACCGCCAGTAAGAGGGAAGGCTGGCAAGGTGAAAGATGATAAGCTGTATGACCCAGACAAAGGGGCAAGGTCTCTGGCTGGGGTGCCCCTCCAGTTCTCTAGCTTTAACCGTGACGTGAGAGAAGAACTTGCGAAATTAGAGCCAGCCCCTGCCGACAGGTGCTCTGTCGGCAGAGCTGAGTTCCTGCCGCAGCACTGCCTGGCCCCTCACAGATCTGCCGAAGGCAAGGGCATTGCCCACGGTGATcgattggagagggagagacgggagCAGAATTTACCTGTGCGCCCCAGCAGGGCTCCTGCCAGTATTTGTGGTGGTGGGGAAAACAcccccaggagtgcagaggaacCGGTGGTGAGACCCAAGGTCCGAAatctggccagccccagctgcgtGAAACCAAAAATCTTTTTCGACACGGATGATGACGATGATATGCCGCACAGTACTTCCAGGTGGAGAGATGCCTCGCGCGCCGACGAAGGCCCCTCCGATGGCCCAGCCCGAAGAGGCAGAGGCGAGAGTTCCACTGGCTACTGCGAGCCCTTCCCTGAAGACAAGAGGGAAGCGAGGAACGACCAAGTGAAGCCAGAGAAGGTGCCGCGACGGCGGCGCACCATGGCCGACCCTGACTTCTGGACATACAGTGATGATTACTATCGGTACTGCGATGAAGACTCCGACAGCGACAAAGAGTGGATCGCCGCCCTGCGGCGCAAGTACCGAAGCCAAGAGCAGCCTCTGTCTTCCAGTGGCGAAAGCTGGGAGACCCTGTCGGGCAAGGAAGAGCGGGAGGCTCAGCAAGTGAGAGGGAGTTCCAGCAACACCAGCTTCGGTGCTGGAACCAGCGCCGGGGTCTGTACCGGCGCCGAGGCCGGGCCTGGGGCCAGCCACGATGGCGACAAGTatcctgaagaagttcctgaGGTGTCGGTTCAGGAGGAGGAGCGGGCGTCTTTGGAAGAAGGCGAGATCCCTTGGCTGCAGTACAATGAGAATGAGAGTAGCAGCGAGGGCGATAACGATTCTGGTCCTGAATTGATGCAGCCCGGGGTGTTCATGCTGGATGGCAACAACAACCTGGAAGACGACTCCAGCGTGAGTGAAGACCTCGAAGTGGACTGGAGCCTCTTTGATGGGTTTGCAGATGGGTTGGGAGTGGCCGAAGCCATTTCCTACGTGGATCCCCAGTTCCTCACTTACATGGCGCTCGAGGAACgcctggcccaggccatggaAACGGCCCTTGCGCACTTGGAGTCGCTCGCTGTGGATGTAGAGGTGGCCAATCCACCAGCGAGCAAGGAGAGCATCGACGCTCTCCCCGAGATCCTGGTCACTGAAGAACACGGCGCGGTTGGCCAGGAAATGTGCTGTCCTATCTGTTGCAGTGAATATGTGAAGGGGGAGGTGGCGACCGAGCTGCCGTGCCACCACTACTTCCACAAGCCGTGCGTGTCCATCTGGCTTCAGAAGTCCGGCACCTGCCCCGTGTGCCGCTGCATGTTCCCGCCCCCTCTGTAA